The Lycium ferocissimum isolate CSIRO_LF1 chromosome 1, AGI_CSIRO_Lferr_CH_V1, whole genome shotgun sequence genome includes a region encoding these proteins:
- the LOC132059625 gene encoding uncharacterized protein LOC132059625 isoform X3: MSSDTANEDTSVVDSSVTEWKNERGKLDEPDSPSYRANEDTGRSRAEEHTNSSPQTGIPSAIGKGKFYDIRYFVIKSLNHENIQLSVNNGIWATQVMNEPILDEAFHNSSKVILIFSVNASGYFQGYAEMVSSVGWRRDQVWSQGNGGRNPWGRSFKVKWLRLYDLPFQRTLHLKNPWNQYKPVKISRDCQELPPDIGEALCELLDGHDALDVNLKMDKFARNDLSSMHLGDENSNASLMPNESMFYPSVFYQHQVDASRLHGAPQRINGVFSAEESAIASGESKSKPSRHSQRNGSHYNLHVDPDVGPQNSMWGLSAEWSPLASNLTEDDILEMTYEEYLEAHSRGSKRPHHPVSGPSRSTQRSLVNEEHCDDSQSGCSSKKRRSH; this comes from the exons ATGTCATCAGATACTGCAAATGAAGATACATCTGTAGTTGATTCCTCAGTGACTGAATGGAAAAATGAAAGAGGGAAATTGGATGAACCAG ATAGTCCAAGCTACAGAGCAAATGAGGATACCGGTCGTTCTAGAGCAGAGGAGCACACAAATTCATCTCCGCAGACTGGAATTCCAAGTGCAATTGGAAAGGGTAAATTCTATGACATAAGATATTTCGTAATCAAGAGTTTGAACCATGAAAATATCCAATTATCAGTAAACAACGGGATTTGGGCTACTCAAGTCATGAATGAGCCCATTCTGGATGAAGCATTTCAT AATTCCAGCAAGGTGATACTAATATTCAGTGTCAACGCGAGTGGTTACTTTCAAGGATATGCCGAAATGGTTTCTTCTGTTGGTTGGAGAAGAGACCAAGTTTGGAGTCAAGGAAATGGTGGACGTAATCCTTGGGGTCGAAGCTTCAAAGTGAAATGGCTGCGATTATATGATTTGCCTTTTCAAAGAACTCTTCACCTTAAGAATCCATGGAATCAGTACAAACCAGTCAAAATTAGTAGAGATTGTCAG GAGTTACCTCCAGATATTGGTGAAGCTTTATGTGAGCTCCTTGATGGACACGATGCTTTGGATGTTAATTTGAAAAT GGATAAATTCGCAAGGAATGATCTCTCTTCAATGCATCTTGGAGATGAAAACTCTAATGCATCTCTGATGCCTAATGAGTCCATGTTTTATCCCTCTGTATTCTACCAACATCAAGTTGATGCTAGTAGACTCCATGGAGCACCTCAAAGAATAAATGGTGTTTTTTCTGCTGAGGAGTCAGCCATTGCATCAGGGGAATCAAAGTCGAAACCGTCAAGGCATTCACAGAGAAATGGAAGCCACTATAATCTTCATGTAGACCCTGATGTGGGTCCTCAAAACAGCATGTGGGGCTTGTCCGCGGAATGGAGCCCTCTTGCCAGTAATTTGACTGAAGATGACATTCTTGAAATG ACATATGAGGAGTATCTTGAAGCTCATAGCAGAGGCAGCAAAAGACCGCACCATCCT GTTTCAGGACCATCACGGAGTACACAAAGGTCATTAGTCAATGAAGAACATTGTGATGATTC GCAGTCAGGTTGCAGTTCGAAGAAAAGGAGAAGTCACTAA
- the LOC132059625 gene encoding uncharacterized protein LOC132059625 isoform X1, with the protein MSSLDFSVSCSLECRVVPSCHHSTHMRIKLCLFEGGCKKNMSSDTANEDTSVVDSSVTEWKNERGKLDEPDSPSYRANEDTGRSRAEEHTNSSPQTGIPSAIGKGKFYDIRYFVIKSLNHENIQLSVNNGIWATQVMNEPILDEAFHNSSKVILIFSVNASGYFQGYAEMVSSVGWRRDQVWSQGNGGRNPWGRSFKVKWLRLYDLPFQRTLHLKNPWNQYKPVKISRDCQELPPDIGEALCELLDGHDALDVNLKMDKFARNDLSSMHLGDENSNASLMPNESMFYPSVFYQHQVDASRLHGAPQRINGVFSAEESAIASGESKSKPSRHSQRNGSHYNLHVDPDVGPQNSMWGLSAEWSPLASNLTEDDILEMTYEEYLEAHSRGSKRPHHPVSGPSRSTQRSLVNEEHCDDSQSGCSSKKRRSH; encoded by the exons ATGAGTTCGCTAGATTTTTCAGTTTCCTGCTCTTTGGAATGTCGTGTTGTTCCCAGTTGCCACCATAGCACGCATATGAGAATCAAACTATGTTTGTTTGAAG GAGGTTGTAAGAAAAATATGTCATCAGATACTGCAAATGAAGATACATCTGTAGTTGATTCCTCAGTGACTGAATGGAAAAATGAAAGAGGGAAATTGGATGAACCAG ATAGTCCAAGCTACAGAGCAAATGAGGATACCGGTCGTTCTAGAGCAGAGGAGCACACAAATTCATCTCCGCAGACTGGAATTCCAAGTGCAATTGGAAAGGGTAAATTCTATGACATAAGATATTTCGTAATCAAGAGTTTGAACCATGAAAATATCCAATTATCAGTAAACAACGGGATTTGGGCTACTCAAGTCATGAATGAGCCCATTCTGGATGAAGCATTTCAT AATTCCAGCAAGGTGATACTAATATTCAGTGTCAACGCGAGTGGTTACTTTCAAGGATATGCCGAAATGGTTTCTTCTGTTGGTTGGAGAAGAGACCAAGTTTGGAGTCAAGGAAATGGTGGACGTAATCCTTGGGGTCGAAGCTTCAAAGTGAAATGGCTGCGATTATATGATTTGCCTTTTCAAAGAACTCTTCACCTTAAGAATCCATGGAATCAGTACAAACCAGTCAAAATTAGTAGAGATTGTCAG GAGTTACCTCCAGATATTGGTGAAGCTTTATGTGAGCTCCTTGATGGACACGATGCTTTGGATGTTAATTTGAAAAT GGATAAATTCGCAAGGAATGATCTCTCTTCAATGCATCTTGGAGATGAAAACTCTAATGCATCTCTGATGCCTAATGAGTCCATGTTTTATCCCTCTGTATTCTACCAACATCAAGTTGATGCTAGTAGACTCCATGGAGCACCTCAAAGAATAAATGGTGTTTTTTCTGCTGAGGAGTCAGCCATTGCATCAGGGGAATCAAAGTCGAAACCGTCAAGGCATTCACAGAGAAATGGAAGCCACTATAATCTTCATGTAGACCCTGATGTGGGTCCTCAAAACAGCATGTGGGGCTTGTCCGCGGAATGGAGCCCTCTTGCCAGTAATTTGACTGAAGATGACATTCTTGAAATG ACATATGAGGAGTATCTTGAAGCTCATAGCAGAGGCAGCAAAAGACCGCACCATCCT GTTTCAGGACCATCACGGAGTACACAAAGGTCATTAGTCAATGAAGAACATTGTGATGATTC GCAGTCAGGTTGCAGTTCGAAGAAAAGGAGAAGTCACTAA
- the LOC132059625 gene encoding uncharacterized protein LOC132059625 isoform X4 codes for MHSPSYRANEDTGRSRAEEHTNSSPQTGIPSAIGKGKFYDIRYFVIKSLNHENIQLSVNNGIWATQVMNEPILDEAFHNSSKVILIFSVNASGYFQGYAEMVSSVGWRRDQVWSQGNGGRNPWGRSFKVKWLRLYDLPFQRTLHLKNPWNQYKPVKISRDCQELPPDIGEALCELLDGHDALDVNLKMDKFARNDLSSMHLGDENSNASLMPNESMFYPSVFYQHQVDASRLHGAPQRINGVFSAEESAIASGESKSKPSRHSQRNGSHYNLHVDPDVGPQNSMWGLSAEWSPLASNLTEDDILEMTYEEYLEAHSRGSKRPHHPVSGPSRSTQRSLVNEEHCDDSQSGCSSKKRRSH; via the exons ATGC ATAGTCCAAGCTACAGAGCAAATGAGGATACCGGTCGTTCTAGAGCAGAGGAGCACACAAATTCATCTCCGCAGACTGGAATTCCAAGTGCAATTGGAAAGGGTAAATTCTATGACATAAGATATTTCGTAATCAAGAGTTTGAACCATGAAAATATCCAATTATCAGTAAACAACGGGATTTGGGCTACTCAAGTCATGAATGAGCCCATTCTGGATGAAGCATTTCAT AATTCCAGCAAGGTGATACTAATATTCAGTGTCAACGCGAGTGGTTACTTTCAAGGATATGCCGAAATGGTTTCTTCTGTTGGTTGGAGAAGAGACCAAGTTTGGAGTCAAGGAAATGGTGGACGTAATCCTTGGGGTCGAAGCTTCAAAGTGAAATGGCTGCGATTATATGATTTGCCTTTTCAAAGAACTCTTCACCTTAAGAATCCATGGAATCAGTACAAACCAGTCAAAATTAGTAGAGATTGTCAG GAGTTACCTCCAGATATTGGTGAAGCTTTATGTGAGCTCCTTGATGGACACGATGCTTTGGATGTTAATTTGAAAAT GGATAAATTCGCAAGGAATGATCTCTCTTCAATGCATCTTGGAGATGAAAACTCTAATGCATCTCTGATGCCTAATGAGTCCATGTTTTATCCCTCTGTATTCTACCAACATCAAGTTGATGCTAGTAGACTCCATGGAGCACCTCAAAGAATAAATGGTGTTTTTTCTGCTGAGGAGTCAGCCATTGCATCAGGGGAATCAAAGTCGAAACCGTCAAGGCATTCACAGAGAAATGGAAGCCACTATAATCTTCATGTAGACCCTGATGTGGGTCCTCAAAACAGCATGTGGGGCTTGTCCGCGGAATGGAGCCCTCTTGCCAGTAATTTGACTGAAGATGACATTCTTGAAATG ACATATGAGGAGTATCTTGAAGCTCATAGCAGAGGCAGCAAAAGACCGCACCATCCT GTTTCAGGACCATCACGGAGTACACAAAGGTCATTAGTCAATGAAGAACATTGTGATGATTC GCAGTCAGGTTGCAGTTCGAAGAAAAGGAGAAGTCACTAA
- the LOC132059625 gene encoding uncharacterized protein LOC132059625 isoform X2, translated as MSSLDFSVSCSLECRVVPSCHHSTHMRIKLCLFEGGCKKNMSSDTANEDTSVVDSSVTEWKNERGKLDEPDSPSYRANEDTGRSRAEEHTNSSPQTGIPSAIGKGKFYDIRYFVIKSLNHENIQLSVNNGIWATQVMNEPILDEAFHNSSKVILIFSVNASGYFQGYAEMVSSVGWRRDQVWSQGNGGRNPWGRSFKVKWLRLYDLPFQRTLHLKNPWNQYKPVKISRDCQELPPDIGEALCELLDGHDALDVNLKMDKFARNDLSSMHLGDENSNASLMPNESMFYPSVFYQHQVDASRLHGAPQRINGVFSAEESAIASGESKSKPSRHSQRNGSHYNLHVDPDVGPQNSMWGLSAEWSPLASNLTEDDILEMTYEEYLEAHSRGSKRPHHPDHHGVHKGH; from the exons ATGAGTTCGCTAGATTTTTCAGTTTCCTGCTCTTTGGAATGTCGTGTTGTTCCCAGTTGCCACCATAGCACGCATATGAGAATCAAACTATGTTTGTTTGAAG GAGGTTGTAAGAAAAATATGTCATCAGATACTGCAAATGAAGATACATCTGTAGTTGATTCCTCAGTGACTGAATGGAAAAATGAAAGAGGGAAATTGGATGAACCAG ATAGTCCAAGCTACAGAGCAAATGAGGATACCGGTCGTTCTAGAGCAGAGGAGCACACAAATTCATCTCCGCAGACTGGAATTCCAAGTGCAATTGGAAAGGGTAAATTCTATGACATAAGATATTTCGTAATCAAGAGTTTGAACCATGAAAATATCCAATTATCAGTAAACAACGGGATTTGGGCTACTCAAGTCATGAATGAGCCCATTCTGGATGAAGCATTTCAT AATTCCAGCAAGGTGATACTAATATTCAGTGTCAACGCGAGTGGTTACTTTCAAGGATATGCCGAAATGGTTTCTTCTGTTGGTTGGAGAAGAGACCAAGTTTGGAGTCAAGGAAATGGTGGACGTAATCCTTGGGGTCGAAGCTTCAAAGTGAAATGGCTGCGATTATATGATTTGCCTTTTCAAAGAACTCTTCACCTTAAGAATCCATGGAATCAGTACAAACCAGTCAAAATTAGTAGAGATTGTCAG GAGTTACCTCCAGATATTGGTGAAGCTTTATGTGAGCTCCTTGATGGACACGATGCTTTGGATGTTAATTTGAAAAT GGATAAATTCGCAAGGAATGATCTCTCTTCAATGCATCTTGGAGATGAAAACTCTAATGCATCTCTGATGCCTAATGAGTCCATGTTTTATCCCTCTGTATTCTACCAACATCAAGTTGATGCTAGTAGACTCCATGGAGCACCTCAAAGAATAAATGGTGTTTTTTCTGCTGAGGAGTCAGCCATTGCATCAGGGGAATCAAAGTCGAAACCGTCAAGGCATTCACAGAGAAATGGAAGCCACTATAATCTTCATGTAGACCCTGATGTGGGTCCTCAAAACAGCATGTGGGGCTTGTCCGCGGAATGGAGCCCTCTTGCCAGTAATTTGACTGAAGATGACATTCTTGAAATG ACATATGAGGAGTATCTTGAAGCTCATAGCAGAGGCAGCAAAAGACCGCACCATCCT GACCATCACGGAGTACACAAAGGTCATTAG